The Chlorogloeopsis sp. ULAP01 genome window below encodes:
- a CDS encoding glycosyltransferase, which translates to MRIAYVTTYDVQHPTSWQKYHGGNYGASNFIAQILTNQNILIDYLGPLQKNFSWLTRGKWLFYNHLIKKDYYSWAEPIVCQNYANQVAKKLAHLDSEIVISPEGAIPTAYLECQQPIVLWIDTTLTELINFFPHLSNLCQETRNNIYKMEKAALEKCKILIVTSEWAVETVVKTYGIDKSKIYVIPRGANIEIKPERTFADITELVKSRNKKICKLIYSGVDWQRKGGDIALAVAKKLNEIGLETELTVIGCQPISKEPLPSFVKPLGYINKYQPDGLSQMCQLIGDSHFLMLPTRADTNPHVLVEANAFGVPCLTTNIAGIPTVIKDNINGKTFAVDAPIDDYCNYILNYFTHYHEYERLAMSSFNEYVYRLNWEVAGRTAKQLFLDYL; encoded by the coding sequence ATGAGAATTGCTTATGTTACCACTTATGATGTTCAACATCCTACTAGTTGGCAAAAATATCATGGCGGGAACTATGGCGCAAGTAATTTTATTGCTCAGATATTAACAAACCAAAATATTTTAATTGATTATTTAGGGCCGCTACAAAAAAATTTTTCTTGGTTAACTAGAGGTAAATGGCTATTTTATAATCACTTGATTAAAAAAGATTATTATAGTTGGGCTGAACCAATTGTCTGTCAAAATTATGCCAATCAGGTAGCAAAAAAACTAGCTCATTTAGATAGTGAGATTGTTATTTCTCCAGAAGGAGCAATCCCTACTGCCTATCTAGAATGCCAGCAGCCAATAGTTCTGTGGATAGATACAACTCTAACAGAATTAATTAACTTTTTTCCTCACCTCAGTAATCTGTGTCAGGAAACTAGAAATAATATTTATAAAATGGAAAAAGCTGCATTGGAAAAATGCAAAATACTCATAGTCACCTCAGAATGGGCAGTGGAAACTGTAGTTAAAACTTATGGAATAGATAAATCAAAAATTTATGTTATTCCTAGAGGCGCAAATATAGAAATAAAGCCAGAAAGAACATTCGCAGATATTACAGAATTAGTTAAGTCAAGAAATAAAAAAATATGTAAGTTAATTTACTCTGGAGTTGATTGGCAGCGCAAGGGTGGAGATATTGCTCTCGCAGTTGCTAAAAAATTAAATGAAATAGGTTTGGAGACTGAACTGACAGTCATAGGATGCCAACCTATTTCTAAAGAACCTTTGCCAAGTTTTGTCAAGCCACTGGGATATATTAACAAGTATCAACCTGATGGTTTATCTCAGATGTGTCAGTTAATAGGTGATTCTCATTTTCTGATGTTACCTACTAGAGCAGATACCAATCCTCATGTTTTAGTCGAAGCAAATGCTTTTGGTGTCCCTTGTTTAACAACAAATATAGCAGGAATACCAACTGTAATTAAAGATAATATTAATGGTAAAACTTTTGCGGTTGATGCACCGATAGACGACTATTGTAACTACATACTTAACTATTTTACTCATTACCACGAATATGAACGATTAGCTATGTCATCATTCAATGAGTATGTATATCGTCTTAATTGGGAAGTTGCTGGTCGTACAGCTAAACAGTTATTTTTAGACTATCTCTAA
- a CDS encoding glycosyltransferase family 4 protein, producing the protein MKIIAWPAFKTKYKNPYNWLLYSHMLELGVTVEEFTFSKLLLQHYDIFHLHWPTETILRHPNLVVALLRVITMLLTIKWAKVRGTKIIWTIHDEYPHSLLHPQLANWFQSKFIKELDGCISHSQVGKELTLKNFPSLQHLPHLVIFHGHYRQVYPNNITRETARTNLDIPPDCHLLLFLGYIDYYKNVPHLVQVFRELNPTDWLLLIAGKIEVPELGTEILNLAVNDFKVKLRFGFVPDEQLQLYFKAADLVVLPFQEILNSGSAILSLSFDSPILVTDKGSMAELQEQVGDEWVKLYSGELTTEVLATGLDWAIEGKRSRQANLEKLGWSRLAEKTVQYFEHICNQNL; encoded by the coding sequence ATGAAAATTATTGCCTGGCCGGCATTTAAAACAAAGTATAAAAATCCCTACAACTGGCTGTTGTATTCACATATGCTTGAGTTGGGTGTAACAGTTGAGGAATTCACTTTTAGTAAGTTGCTGCTTCAACACTATGATATTTTTCACCTACACTGGCCAACTGAAACTATATTACGTCACCCTAACTTAGTTGTGGCTCTGTTACGGGTAATTACGATGTTATTAACTATAAAGTGGGCTAAGGTCAGGGGAACAAAAATTATTTGGACTATTCACGATGAGTATCCTCATTCTCTATTACATCCTCAACTGGCAAATTGGTTTCAGTCCAAATTTATCAAGGAATTAGATGGATGTATTAGTCATAGTCAAGTAGGTAAAGAATTAACTCTAAAAAATTTTCCTAGCTTGCAGCATCTTCCTCATCTTGTTATTTTTCATGGTCATTATCGACAGGTTTACCCTAACAATATTACTCGTGAGACAGCTAGGACAAATTTAGATATTCCCCCTGATTGTCATTTACTTTTATTTCTGGGTTATATTGACTACTACAAAAATGTTCCTCATTTAGTACAGGTATTTCGAGAATTAAACCCAACTGATTGGCTATTGTTGATAGCAGGTAAAATTGAAGTTCCAGAACTTGGTACTGAGATATTAAACTTAGCAGTTAATGATTTCAAGGTAAAATTGCGTTTCGGGTTCGTGCCAGATGAACAGTTACAACTGTATTTTAAGGCTGCTGATTTAGTAGTTTTACCTTTTCAAGAAATTTTGAACTCAGGTAGTGCAATACTCTCTTTGTCTTTTGATTCTCCTATCTTAGTAACTGATAAAGGATCTATGGCAGAGCTACAAGAACAGGTTGGGGATGAATGGGTAAAGTTGTACTCTGGAGAGTTGACTACAGAAGTTCTAGCTACAGGCTTAGATTGGGCGATTGAAGGAAAGCGATCGCGACAAGCTAATTTAGAGAAGTTAGGATGGTCAAGGTTAGCGGAAAAAACTGTCCAATATTTTGAACATATTTGTAATCAGAATTTATAA